A single region of the Nocardioides sp. W7 genome encodes:
- a CDS encoding DNA polymerase Y family protein, whose product MLGRVLVVWCPDWPVVAAATEAGLPGKLPAAVFHANLVQACNEPARALGVRRGMRRRDAQARCPELAVLPASPERDARAFEDVLVAVEEIRPGIAPLRPGLVALRSPGRFYGGEAEAGAVLAERLVALGVWDSRAGVADELFTAEQAARRAGSQESLVVPAGGSAEFLRALPVDVLDEPDAVSLLRRLGLRTLGDLARLRAADVRDRFGSHVAWVHRVVAGGGSVHLPTRTPPPELERHVDFEPPLDSAETIVFSARRTAEAFVAGIARQGLVCTEVRIEARCEGEDPQGRPASARTWLHPRFFTASDLVDRLHWQLGGSFRAGEVRSPIERVRFVPETVVPDAVHADVLWGGTDERVERGIARVQGMLGHDSVVVPVLQGGRGPADRQAWVPWGERATGLRPTGPPWPGSLPPPAPSRVLRTPWAAEVADRAGRPVALDDRGALTGEPARFCPGPDEDRQPVAAWAGPWVVEEQWWESGGRRVARFQLVGVDGRAWLLTLDGNVWWTEAAYE is encoded by the coding sequence ATGCTCGGCCGGGTGCTGGTCGTGTGGTGCCCCGACTGGCCGGTGGTGGCCGCGGCCACCGAGGCCGGGCTGCCCGGCAAGCTGCCGGCGGCGGTCTTCCACGCCAACCTGGTCCAGGCCTGCAACGAGCCCGCCCGCGCCCTGGGCGTACGACGGGGGATGCGCCGGCGCGACGCGCAGGCCCGGTGCCCCGAGCTCGCCGTACTCCCCGCGTCGCCGGAGCGCGACGCGCGCGCCTTCGAGGACGTGCTGGTCGCGGTCGAGGAGATCCGGCCCGGGATCGCGCCGCTGCGGCCGGGGCTGGTCGCGCTGCGCTCGCCCGGCCGGTTCTACGGCGGCGAGGCGGAGGCGGGGGCGGTGCTCGCCGAGCGGCTGGTCGCCCTCGGGGTCTGGGACAGTCGCGCAGGGGTGGCCGACGAGCTGTTCACCGCCGAGCAGGCGGCGCGGCGGGCGGGATCGCAGGAGAGCCTGGTGGTGCCCGCGGGCGGGTCGGCGGAGTTCCTGCGTGCGCTGCCCGTCGACGTCCTCGACGAGCCCGACGCGGTGAGCCTGCTCCGCCGGCTCGGCCTGCGCACCCTGGGCGACCTGGCCCGGCTGCGGGCGGCCGACGTCCGCGACCGGTTCGGCAGCCACGTCGCCTGGGTGCACCGGGTGGTCGCCGGTGGCGGCTCGGTCCACCTCCCGACCCGCACCCCGCCCCCCGAGCTCGAGCGTCACGTCGACTTCGAGCCGCCGCTGGACTCCGCCGAGACGATCGTCTTCAGTGCCCGTCGTACCGCCGAGGCGTTCGTGGCGGGCATCGCCCGGCAGGGCCTGGTCTGCACCGAGGTGCGGATCGAGGCCCGCTGCGAGGGCGAGGACCCGCAGGGCCGGCCGGCCTCGGCCCGCACCTGGCTGCACCCCCGGTTCTTCACCGCCTCCGACCTGGTCGACCGGCTGCACTGGCAGCTGGGCGGCAGCTTCCGGGCCGGCGAGGTGCGCTCGCCGATCGAGCGGGTCCGGTTCGTCCCCGAGACCGTCGTCCCCGACGCCGTGCACGCCGACGTGCTCTGGGGCGGCACCGACGAGCGGGTCGAGCGGGGCATCGCGCGCGTGCAGGGGATGCTCGGCCACGACTCCGTCGTCGTCCCGGTGCTGCAGGGCGGCCGCGGCCCGGCCGACCGGCAGGCCTGGGTGCCCTGGGGGGAACGGGCGACCGGGCTCCGCCCGACCGGGCCGCCGTGGCCCGGCAGCCTGCCGCCGCCCGCGCCGTCCCGCGTGCTGCGCACGCCCTGGGCGGCCGAGGTCGCCGACCGCGCCGGCCGGCCGGTCGCGCTCGACGACCGCGGCGCCCTGACCGGCGAGCCGGCCCGGTTCTGCCCGGGCCCCGACGAGGACCGGCAGCCGGTCGCCGCCTGGGCAGGACCGTGGGTCGTCGAGGAACAGTGGTGGGAGTCCGGCGGTCGACGGGTGGCCCGGTTCCAGCTGGTCGGCGTCGACGGCCGGGCCTGGCTGCTCACACTCGACGGCAACGTCTGGTGGACAGAGGCGGCCTATGAGTGA
- a CDS encoding AMP-dependent synthetase/ligase has translation MPANHDTSFVDHLEPNVAVQFLNRVAASPGNEAFRFPRGEAWESVTWQQAGDLVSRLAAGLLSLGIESEQRVGIVSGTRYEWILADLAVMCGGAATTTVYPTTNGEDTTYILADSECRVVFAEDDEQVAKLREHKNELPHVLKVVTFDGTADGDWVISLDALAELGDAYLAEHPDVIEQTAKSIAPEQLATLIYTSGTTGKPKGVRLKHSSWVYEGAAIEAQHILHEDDLQFLWLPMAHSFGKVLLSAQLACGFATAIDGRVDKIIENVGIVKPTFMGAAPRIFEKAHGRIVTMQAAEGGIKEKLFLKAFEVGIKVDKLKREGKSVPLLLNLQHGLFDKLVFSKVRDRFGGRVRFFISGSAALNSEIAEWFHAAGILILEGYGMTENAAGATVNHPDQYKIGTVGPALPGAEVRIGEGDEVQLRGPHIMEGYHNLPEETAKAFTEDGWLRTGDKGSLDADGFLTITGRIKDLFKTSGGKYIAPSAIESKFKAICPYTSQFMVFGSERNFVVALVTLDPDAMAGWAEENGMAGASYTDIVSSDAVKAMVAGYVDELNAKLNRWETIKKWEILDHDLTIESGELTPSMKVKRNIVEGNNSDRIAALYTS, from the coding sequence ATGCCCGCGAATCATGACACGAGCTTCGTCGACCATCTCGAGCCCAATGTGGCCGTGCAGTTCCTCAACCGGGTGGCGGCGTCGCCCGGCAACGAGGCCTTCCGGTTCCCGCGCGGCGAGGCCTGGGAGTCCGTGACCTGGCAGCAGGCCGGAGACCTCGTCTCGCGGCTCGCCGCCGGGCTGCTCTCGCTCGGGATCGAGTCCGAGCAGCGGGTCGGCATCGTGTCCGGGACCCGCTACGAGTGGATCCTCGCCGACCTGGCGGTGATGTGCGGCGGAGCTGCCACCACCACCGTCTACCCGACGACGAACGGCGAGGACACGACGTACATCCTCGCCGACTCCGAGTGCCGGGTCGTGTTCGCCGAGGACGACGAGCAGGTCGCCAAGCTCCGTGAGCACAAGAACGAGCTGCCCCACGTGCTGAAGGTCGTCACCTTCGACGGGACCGCCGACGGCGACTGGGTGATCAGCCTGGACGCGCTGGCCGAGCTCGGCGACGCCTACCTCGCCGAGCACCCCGACGTGATCGAGCAGACGGCGAAGTCGATCGCACCCGAGCAGCTCGCGACGCTGATCTACACCTCCGGGACCACGGGCAAGCCCAAGGGCGTCCGGCTCAAGCACAGCTCGTGGGTCTACGAGGGCGCGGCGATCGAGGCGCAGCACATCCTGCACGAGGACGACCTGCAGTTCCTGTGGCTGCCGATGGCGCACTCCTTCGGCAAGGTGCTGCTCTCCGCCCAGCTGGCCTGCGGCTTCGCGACCGCGATCGACGGTCGCGTCGACAAGATCATCGAGAACGTCGGCATCGTGAAGCCGACCTTCATGGGAGCCGCGCCCCGCATCTTCGAGAAGGCCCACGGCCGGATCGTCACCATGCAGGCGGCCGAGGGCGGCATCAAGGAGAAGCTGTTCCTCAAGGCCTTCGAGGTCGGCATCAAGGTCGACAAGCTCAAGCGCGAGGGCAAGAGCGTCCCGCTCCTGCTCAACCTGCAGCACGGGCTGTTCGACAAGCTGGTCTTCAGCAAGGTGCGCGACCGGTTCGGCGGCCGGGTGCGGTTCTTCATCTCCGGGTCGGCGGCGCTGAACTCCGAGATCGCGGAGTGGTTCCACGCCGCCGGCATCCTCATCCTCGAGGGCTACGGCATGACCGAGAACGCCGCGGGCGCCACGGTCAACCACCCCGACCAGTACAAGATCGGGACGGTCGGTCCCGCCCTGCCGGGTGCGGAGGTGCGGATCGGCGAGGGCGACGAGGTGCAGCTGCGCGGGCCGCACATCATGGAGGGCTACCACAACCTGCCCGAGGAGACCGCGAAGGCGTTCACCGAGGACGGCTGGCTGCGCACGGGCGACAAGGGCAGCCTCGACGCCGACGGGTTCCTGACCATCACCGGCCGGATCAAGGACCTGTTCAAGACCTCCGGCGGCAAGTACATCGCCCCCTCGGCGATCGAGTCGAAGTTCAAGGCGATCTGTCCCTACACCAGCCAGTTCATGGTCTTCGGCAGCGAGCGCAACTTCGTCGTCGCCCTGGTCACCCTCGACCCGGACGCGATGGCGGGTTGGGCCGAGGAGAACGGCATGGCCGGCGCGTCGTACACCGACATCGTGTCCTCCGACGCGGTCAAGGCGATGGTCGCCGGGTACGTCGACGAGCTCAACGCCAAGCTCAACCGCTGGGAGACCATCAAGAAGTGGGAGATCCTCGACCACGACCTCACCATCGAGTCCGGCGAGCTCACGCCGTCGATGAAGGTCAAGCGCAACATCGTCGAGGGCAACAACTCCGACCGGATCGCGGCGCTGTACACCTCCTGA
- a CDS encoding aminoglycoside phosphotransferase family protein, with product MPVRLPTFVLGFAARGPAWAAWVERLPRLVDDVLAEWELTGDGEPMHGWTALVLPVRDRDGTPAVLKLVCPGVPGGDEEEHEALALQRLGGNGAVRLLRADPGRRLLLLERLHQRDLTEVWDLEACEIVGGLYGRLHVPAPPQLRLLTSYVGRWTDRLAELPRDAPVPHRMVEQAVSLGRDLVADPASTGTLVHTDLHYENVLAGDREPWLVIDPKPVSGDPHYEVAPMLWNRWAELEGDVRGGMRRRFQAVVDAAGLDEDRARDWVVVRMLHNALWELEDHPDAPDRAWLTTCVTVAKAVQE from the coding sequence GTGCCTGTGCGCCTCCCCACGTTCGTGCTCGGTTTCGCCGCCCGGGGTCCGGCGTGGGCGGCCTGGGTCGAGCGACTGCCCCGGCTCGTCGACGACGTGCTGGCCGAGTGGGAGCTGACCGGCGACGGCGAGCCGATGCACGGCTGGACCGCGCTGGTGCTCCCGGTCCGCGACCGCGACGGCACCCCGGCCGTGCTGAAGCTGGTCTGCCCCGGGGTCCCGGGCGGCGACGAGGAGGAGCACGAGGCGCTGGCCCTGCAGCGCCTCGGTGGCAACGGTGCCGTGCGGCTGCTCCGCGCAGATCCCGGGCGCCGGCTGCTGCTCCTCGAGCGGCTGCACCAGCGCGACCTCACCGAGGTCTGGGACCTCGAGGCCTGCGAGATCGTCGGCGGTCTCTACGGTCGGCTGCACGTGCCCGCACCGCCCCAGCTGCGGCTGCTGACGTCGTACGTCGGGCGCTGGACCGACCGGCTCGCCGAGCTGCCCCGGGACGCGCCGGTCCCGCACCGGATGGTCGAGCAGGCGGTCTCCCTGGGACGCGACCTGGTCGCGGACCCGGCCAGCACCGGGACGCTGGTGCACACCGACCTGCACTACGAGAACGTGCTCGCCGGCGACCGGGAGCCGTGGCTCGTGATCGACCCCAAGCCGGTCAGCGGCGACCCGCACTACGAGGTGGCCCCGATGCTGTGGAACCGCTGGGCCGAGCTCGAGGGCGATGTCCGGGGCGGGATGCGTCGGCGCTTCCAGGCCGTGGTCGACGCCGCGGGCCTCGACGAGGACCGGGCCCGGGACTGGGTGGTGGTCCGGATGCTCCACAACGCGCTCTGGGAGCTCGAGGACCACCCCGACGCGCCGGACCGCGCGTGGCTGACGACCTGCGTCACGGTCGCCAAGGCCGTCCAGGAGTGA